From a region of the Hymenobacter jejuensis genome:
- a CDS encoding M1 family metallopeptidase, protein MKKLLAGCWLAVLPLATLAQTRSAATPWQQQVNYSIDVSLDDQQHVLTGKEELQYTNNSPSKLTFIWFHLWPNAYRDNTTAFAKQQLRNGKLDFQFAKPDQRGFIDQLDFQVDGQTAKLEFDPNNPDIAKLILPKPLAAGEKATITTPFRVKLPDSFSRMGHVGQSYQVTQWYPKPAVFDRKGWHQMPYLDQGEFFSEYGSFDVRITLPSNYTVGATGKLQNPDEQQRLDQLAAATALKKTQQDFGTDLSFPASASETKTLHYVQDRVHDFAWFADKRFNVLKSGVTLPSGKQVASWALFTNSGAQRWIKGLQDVNDALTYYSQWVGEYPYSSATAVDGALSAGSGMEYPMITVTQPDAIVHEVGHNWFYGILGSNERDNPWMDEGVNSYVEARVAERDNPLAGQYEGLLRSPKASAALGIDGLEANALNQVLYQASASRGLDQPVAGVASAEYGTFNYADIVYTKTAMLLKYLAGFLGQEKFDNAMHAYYEQWQFRHPYPEDMQAVFEQSTGQQLDWFFKDMLATTNRYNAAVSDLLVTNSQVKVLIRNDSPAPFAVPVATLDAQGKVLETQWTPLLGRSETDEETQLDFRREGVAAVVIDPMYLTPQLNRSDDRRALTGTFRGARPLRLKPLSSVERWDRATINWVPVLGANTSDKFMLGAAFYNSPLNIKRISYLAMPMYSFNRNELNGIGMLNINVLPASLARQIVTGVLVQRFERYRKIEPSITFSLPKSAYNAPQHMLKLANTSIYSQDANELQQARTTTSIQTVEYQVRGGNALQTWNASVEFNHLTPSLSEDIASREASLLRASATYQRFYSPKKRVQVRLFGGRFLQKSDDQPFIIGLSGSPDYRRQTFFLDRQQISDAFTAQTHQTDDRDGAFKAYLPVGSSRWLSTLNVQADLPVTPLSVFADFGAAKERFVVANGRDRSQRLFYDAGFVFPVFKNILQFYFPVAGSQYENGLPSSRKDFTDRIRFTVRFDQLNPLRILDEQLGK, encoded by the coding sequence ATGAAAAAACTACTTGCTGGCTGCTGGCTAGCGGTTTTGCCCCTCGCAACCCTCGCTCAAACCCGCAGCGCTGCCACGCCCTGGCAACAACAAGTCAATTATTCCATTGATGTATCCCTGGACGACCAACAACATGTGTTGACGGGCAAAGAGGAGCTTCAATACACCAACAACTCGCCCAGCAAGCTGACCTTCATCTGGTTTCACCTGTGGCCCAATGCTTACCGTGACAACACTACTGCTTTTGCCAAGCAACAGCTCCGCAACGGCAAGCTCGATTTTCAGTTTGCCAAACCCGATCAGCGCGGCTTCATCGATCAGCTTGATTTTCAAGTAGATGGCCAAACGGCGAAACTGGAGTTTGACCCCAACAATCCGGATATTGCCAAGCTGATATTGCCCAAGCCTTTGGCTGCCGGCGAAAAAGCCACCATCACGACGCCATTTCGGGTGAAGCTGCCGGACTCATTTTCACGGATGGGGCACGTAGGGCAGTCGTATCAGGTTACGCAGTGGTATCCGAAGCCCGCGGTATTCGATCGCAAAGGATGGCACCAGATGCCTTACCTCGACCAAGGCGAATTTTTCTCCGAATATGGCTCTTTTGACGTAAGAATCACATTACCAAGTAATTATACGGTTGGCGCTACGGGTAAGCTGCAAAACCCCGACGAGCAACAACGGCTTGATCAGCTTGCCGCTGCTACTGCGCTGAAAAAAACGCAGCAGGATTTCGGCACCGACCTGTCTTTTCCGGCTTCGGCCAGCGAAACCAAAACCCTGCATTACGTGCAGGATCGGGTGCACGACTTCGCCTGGTTTGCCGATAAGCGCTTCAACGTGCTAAAGAGCGGCGTCACGCTGCCTTCGGGCAAGCAGGTGGCCTCTTGGGCACTTTTCACCAACAGTGGCGCTCAGCGCTGGATTAAAGGCCTGCAAGACGTCAACGACGCCCTCACCTACTACTCGCAATGGGTCGGCGAATATCCTTACTCATCGGCCACGGCCGTGGATGGCGCTTTGAGTGCAGGTTCGGGGATGGAATATCCCATGATCACCGTGACCCAGCCCGATGCCATTGTCCACGAAGTGGGTCACAACTGGTTTTACGGCATTTTGGGTAGCAACGAGCGCGATAATCCGTGGATGGACGAAGGCGTAAACTCCTACGTAGAAGCCCGCGTCGCGGAACGCGACAACCCTTTGGCCGGTCAGTACGAAGGCTTGCTGCGCTCGCCAAAAGCCTCTGCGGCCTTGGGTATCGACGGGCTGGAAGCCAATGCCTTGAATCAGGTGCTGTACCAAGCATCCGCCAGCCGCGGTCTCGACCAACCAGTTGCGGGCGTCGCGTCGGCCGAGTATGGCACGTTCAATTACGCCGACATCGTGTATACCAAAACGGCCATGCTGCTGAAGTACTTGGCGGGCTTTCTGGGGCAGGAAAAGTTCGACAACGCGATGCACGCCTATTACGAGCAGTGGCAGTTCCGCCATCCCTATCCCGAGGATATGCAGGCGGTATTTGAACAGAGCACCGGCCAGCAGCTGGATTGGTTTTTCAAAGACATGCTGGCAACCACCAACCGCTACAACGCAGCCGTATCCGATTTGCTCGTTACCAATTCGCAGGTCAAAGTACTGATCCGTAACGACTCGCCGGCGCCGTTTGCCGTGCCGGTTGCCACGCTCGATGCGCAGGGCAAGGTGCTGGAAACGCAATGGACGCCGCTGCTTGGCCGCTCCGAGACCGACGAAGAAACCCAGCTTGACTTCCGGCGGGAAGGCGTAGCAGCCGTTGTCATCGACCCCATGTATCTGACGCCCCAACTTAACCGTAGCGACGACCGCCGCGCCCTGACCGGCACGTTCCGAGGTGCCCGGCCGCTACGCCTGAAGCCTTTGAGCAGCGTGGAGCGCTGGGACCGTGCCACCATTAACTGGGTGCCGGTACTGGGAGCCAATACCTCTGACAAGTTTATGTTGGGGGCTGCATTTTATAACAGCCCGCTTAACATCAAGCGTATCAGCTACTTGGCTATGCCAATGTATAGCTTCAACCGCAACGAGCTGAACGGCATTGGCATGTTGAACATCAACGTGTTGCCTGCCAGCCTTGCCCGCCAGATCGTAACTGGGGTGCTGGTACAGCGCTTCGAGCGCTACCGGAAGATAGAGCCCAGCATCACGTTTTCGCTGCCCAAATCGGCTTATAACGCGCCGCAGCATATGCTTAAGCTGGCTAATACCTCCATTTATAGCCAAGATGCCAACGAACTCCAGCAAGCCCGCACCACCACCAGCATTCAGACAGTGGAGTACCAGGTGCGGGGCGGTAATGCCTTGCAAACCTGGAATGCGAGCGTAGAGTTTAACCACCTGACACCCAGCCTCTCCGAAGACATTGCATCGCGCGAGGCTAGTTTGCTGCGGGCTTCGGCTACGTATCAGCGGTTCTACTCGCCCAAGAAACGCGTGCAAGTGCGCTTGTTTGGCGGACGCTTTCTACAAAAATCTGATGATCAGCCCTTTATCATTGGCCTAAGCGGTAGCCCTGATTACCGGCGTCAGACGTTCTTCCTAGACCGGCAGCAGATTTCGGATGCCTTCACGGCCCAAACACACCAGACCGACGACCGCGACGGCGCCTTCAAGGCTTATCTGCCTGTGGGTAGCTCACGCTGGCTCAGCACGTTGAATGTACAGGCCGATCTGCCCGTGACGCCCCTATCGGTGTTTGCGGATTTTGGCGCTGCCAAGGAGCGCTTCGTAGTGGCAAATGGCCGCGACCGCTCGCAACGCCTGTTTTACGACGCCGGCTTTGTGTTTCCAGTGTTCAAAAACATCCTGCAATTCTATTTCCCAGTGGCGGGCTCGCAATACGAAAACGGCCTGCCCAGCAGCCGCAAAGATTTCACCGACCGCATTCGCTTTACAGTGCGATTCGATCAGTTGAATCCGTTGCGCATTCTGGACGAACAACTAGGCAAATAG
- the rplS gene encoding 50S ribosomal protein L19, producing the protein MSVLLDFIQQESQERRASFPAFAAGDTINVHVKIREGNKERIQQFQGVVIQRKNSNSNGETFTVRKVSNQIGTERIFPMLSPNIDKIEVIRRGKVRRARLFYLRGLSGKAARIKEKR; encoded by the coding sequence ATGAGCGTATTACTCGATTTTATCCAGCAGGAATCCCAGGAGCGCCGCGCCAGCTTCCCAGCATTCGCCGCCGGCGACACCATCAACGTCCACGTAAAAATCCGCGAGGGCAACAAGGAACGCATTCAGCAGTTCCAAGGCGTGGTGATCCAGCGCAAAAATTCTAATTCAAACGGCGAAACTTTCACCGTGCGTAAAGTATCGAACCAGATCGGTACTGAGCGGATTTTCCCTATGCTGTCGCCAAACATCGACAAGATTGAGGTAATTCGTCGCGGCAAAGTACGTCGTGCTCGTTTGTTTTACCTGCGCGGTCTGTCGGGTAAAGCGGCTCGTATCAAAGAGAAGCGCTAA
- the trmD gene encoding tRNA (guanosine(37)-N1)-methyltransferase TrmD, which translates to MRIDIVTCQPDLLISPFAHSIVKRAQDKGLAEIHLHDLRRFAINKHGQIDDYVFGGGAGMVLRVEPIAACLDELLAERAYEAVIYMTPDGETLRQPLINRWSLAQNLLILCGHYKGIDERIRKAYITHEISIGDYVLSGGELGAAVLVDAVVRLLPGVLGNEESALSDSFQDNLLAPPVYTRPAEWRGEKVPDILLSGNTPQIEVWRHEQALERTRLRRPDLLGE; encoded by the coding sequence ATGCGCATCGACATCGTAACGTGCCAGCCCGATTTGTTGATAAGTCCGTTCGCGCATTCTATTGTAAAACGCGCTCAGGACAAAGGCTTGGCCGAGATTCATTTACATGATCTTCGGCGTTTCGCCATCAACAAGCACGGGCAGATTGATGATTACGTCTTTGGTGGCGGCGCCGGCATGGTGTTGCGCGTCGAGCCTATTGCTGCTTGCCTCGATGAGCTACTGGCCGAACGCGCATACGAGGCTGTAATCTACATGACGCCAGATGGCGAAACGCTGCGTCAGCCGCTGATCAATCGGTGGTCATTGGCGCAGAATCTGCTAATCCTCTGTGGTCATTACAAAGGCATCGACGAGCGAATTCGCAAGGCCTACATCACACACGAAATTAGCATCGGCGATTACGTACTAAGTGGCGGCGAACTTGGTGCTGCTGTGCTCGTGGATGCGGTGGTGCGACTGCTGCCGGGCGTACTTGGCAATGAAGAGTCGGCTTTAAGTGATTCCTTTCAGGACAATTTGCTTGCGCCTCCCGTCTATACCAGGCCGGCCGAGTGGCGAGGCGAAAAAGTACCCGATATTCTTCTATCAGGTAATACTCCGCAAATTGAGGTCTGGCGGCACGAGCAGGCCCTAGAGCGTACCCGGCTGCGCCGCCCCGACTTGCTCGGTGAGTAA
- the rimM gene encoding ribosome maturation factor RimM (Essential for efficient processing of 16S rRNA) → MTLDDCYLLGSIVKPHGLKGLMVAFLDVDELDTYRKMKSVFLELPTAPGKLTSFGVERVQPQTDDRALLKLQGIDTIEAAEPLRNANLYRALEELPALGEDQFYFHDVIGYVVVDEQLGELGIVEAFYELPQQDLMAMRYKGKEVLIPVVDELISHADEDEKKIYVNLPEGLLDIYLSPASRERDEPDEFVGPDDESPAQA, encoded by the coding sequence ATGACACTCGACGACTGCTATCTGCTCGGCTCCATTGTGAAGCCACACGGCCTGAAAGGCCTTATGGTCGCGTTTCTGGACGTGGATGAGCTGGACACTTACCGCAAGATGAAGTCTGTGTTCTTGGAACTGCCTACTGCTCCAGGCAAGCTAACTTCGTTTGGGGTGGAGCGCGTGCAGCCTCAGACGGACGACAGGGCCTTGCTTAAGCTTCAGGGCATCGACACGATTGAGGCCGCTGAGCCGTTGCGCAATGCGAACCTGTATCGGGCCTTGGAAGAACTGCCGGCTTTGGGCGAAGATCAGTTCTACTTCCACGACGTGATTGGCTATGTGGTTGTGGATGAACAACTTGGCGAGTTGGGCATTGTCGAAGCTTTCTACGAGTTGCCGCAGCAAGATCTGATGGCCATGCGGTACAAGGGCAAGGAAGTACTGATTCCGGTGGTGGACGAACTGATTTCGCACGCTGATGAGGACGAGAAGAAGATCTACGTGAACTTGCCGGAAGGCTTACTCGACATCTACCTCAGCCCTGCTTCCCGCGAGCGCGACGAACCCGACGAGTTCGTTGGCCCCGACGACGAATCTCCGGCTCAAGCATAA
- a CDS encoding 30S ribosomal protein S16, with the protein MAVKIRLARRGRKKAAQFDIVVADSRSPRDGRFIEKIGTYNPNTNPASINFDSEKAFDWIMKGAQPTDTVRAMLSYRGVLYRKHLQLGVIKGAISQDIADQRFIDWKEQKDAKIETKRSSLGTAKEETRKQQLAAETKVREARAEAIRLKNTPAAAPAAEEGETADAATADATTEEAGA; encoded by the coding sequence ATGGCAGTTAAAATCCGCCTCGCCCGCCGCGGCCGCAAAAAGGCCGCTCAATTCGACATCGTTGTAGCTGACTCCCGCTCGCCTCGCGACGGCCGTTTCATCGAGAAAATCGGTACCTACAACCCCAACACCAACCCTGCCTCGATCAACTTCGATAGCGAAAAGGCTTTCGATTGGATCATGAAGGGTGCCCAGCCTACCGACACGGTACGGGCCATGCTCTCTTACCGGGGCGTACTGTATCGCAAGCACCTCCAACTGGGTGTAATCAAAGGCGCTATTTCGCAAGATATTGCTGATCAGCGCTTTATCGATTGGAAGGAGCAAAAAGACGCCAAAATCGAAACCAAGCGCAGCTCGTTGGGCACTGCCAAAGAGGAAACGCGTAAGCAACAGCTGGCTGCCGAAACTAAAGTTCGGGAAGCTCGCGCTGAAGCCATCCGCTTGAAGAACACTCCGGCTGCAGCCCCTGCTGCCGAAGAAGGCGAAACTGCCGACGCTGCTACAGCCGACGCTACGACCGAAGAAGCCGGCGCTTAA
- a CDS encoding acyl-CoA desaturase, with protein MAILVFFIAHYYLSLFTQTFYLHRYAAHRMFTMNKFWEKFFFLFTYICQGSSFLSPRAYALLHRMHHAYSDTEMDPHSPHFSSNAFSMMWKTKNIYNDVLNHNYAAAERFEGDYPVWNAVESFGDKWYSRIGWGTAYVLFYINFATAWWQYLLLPIHFLMGPLHGAIVNWGGHKYGYQNFDNHDKSKNTLALDFLAFGELFQNNHHKLPMRVNFGVKWWEFDPTYVFIWSLDKVGVIKIKRKQKAAARMAA; from the coding sequence ATGGCCATTCTCGTTTTCTTCATTGCCCACTATTACCTGTCGCTGTTCACCCAGACGTTTTACCTGCATCGTTATGCAGCCCATAGGATGTTCACCATGAACAAGTTCTGGGAGAAGTTTTTCTTCCTGTTCACGTACATCTGTCAGGGTTCCTCCTTTCTTTCGCCACGGGCCTATGCGTTGCTGCACCGCATGCACCACGCCTATTCCGACACCGAGATGGACCCGCACTCGCCGCACTTCTCGTCGAATGCTTTTTCGATGATGTGGAAAACCAAGAATATCTACAACGATGTTCTGAACCATAATTACGCTGCAGCAGAGCGTTTTGAAGGCGATTATCCGGTGTGGAATGCGGTAGAGAGTTTCGGCGACAAGTGGTATTCGCGCATTGGCTGGGGCACGGCTTATGTGCTGTTTTACATCAACTTCGCTACCGCCTGGTGGCAATACTTGCTCCTCCCAATTCATTTTCTGATGGGGCCTCTGCACGGTGCTATCGTCAATTGGGGCGGTCATAAATACGGCTATCAGAACTTCGACAACCACGACAAATCGAAGAATACACTGGCCCTGGATTTCCTGGCTTTCGGCGAATTATTTCAAAACAACCACCACAAATTGCCCATGCGCGTCAATTTTGGCGTGAAATGGTGGGAGTTTGACCCTACCTATGTGTTCATCTGGAGCTTGGATAAAGTAGGTGTCATCAAAATCAAGCGAAAGCAGAAAGCCGCAGCCCGCATGGCGGCGTAA
- a CDS encoding RluA family pseudouridine synthase — translation MNRPNLWSDQKEILFEDNHLLIINKPAGLLVQGDSTGDEPLSTKAAEYLRFKYKKPGAAFVGVVHRIDRPVSGIVVLAKTSKALSRLNEMFRDNKVHKTYWALVGKRPEPESGQLVHWLVKDPIRNVTKAYPKLHPQGLRSELSYELLGQAGNRQLLQVNPITGRPHQIRVQLATGLGTPIVGDVKYGFLAPLPDVSIALHARRLELEHPVTKEKLCIEAPVPEVAHWEAAKAFYAQ, via the coding sequence GTGAATCGTCCAAATCTGTGGTCAGATCAGAAAGAGATTCTGTTCGAAGACAATCACTTACTCATCATCAACAAGCCAGCCGGCTTGCTCGTGCAGGGCGATTCGACGGGCGATGAGCCCCTTTCGACCAAAGCGGCCGAGTATCTGCGTTTCAAGTACAAGAAGCCCGGCGCGGCGTTCGTGGGCGTTGTCCACCGCATCGATCGACCGGTAAGCGGTATTGTGGTGCTGGCCAAAACCAGCAAAGCCTTGAGCCGGCTCAACGAGATGTTCCGCGACAACAAGGTGCACAAAACCTACTGGGCCTTGGTGGGGAAGCGGCCCGAGCCGGAAAGCGGCCAACTGGTGCACTGGTTGGTGAAAGACCCTATCCGCAACGTCACGAAAGCTTACCCAAAGCTGCACCCACAAGGCTTACGTTCCGAGTTGAGCTATGAACTTTTAGGGCAAGCTGGCAACCGCCAACTCCTTCAGGTAAACCCTATTACGGGTCGTCCCCACCAGATTCGGGTGCAGCTCGCCACTGGGCTAGGTACGCCCATTGTGGGCGATGTGAAATATGGTTTTCTGGCTCCCCTCCCGGATGTAAGCATCGCCTTGCATGCCCGGCGGTTAGAATTGGAACATCCCGTTACGAAAGAGAAGCTCTGCATTGAAGCTCCGGTGCCTGAAGTAGCACACTGGGAAGCTGCCAAAGCGTTTTATGCGCAATAG
- the panB gene encoding 3-methyl-2-oxobutanoate hydroxymethyltransferase, giving the protein MSQHKEVKLVTTHQLLAMKQRGEKISMLTAYDFSMASILDGAGIDVLLVGDSASNVMAGHETTLPITLDQMIYHAQSVVRAVKRAFVVVDMPFGSYQGNSSEALRSAIRIMKESGGHGIKLEGGAEIKESITRILTAGIPVMGHLGLTPQSIYKFGTYTVRAKEEAEAQKLLEDAQLLQELGCFAIVLEKIPSALAKQVAEQLTIPVIGIGAGPDVDGQVLVVHDMLGITKEFKPRFLRRYAELHETMSEAVRSYIKDVKDRDFPSREEAY; this is encoded by the coding sequence ATGTCGCAGCACAAAGAAGTCAAGCTCGTGACCACCCACCAGCTGCTCGCCATGAAGCAGCGCGGCGAAAAAATCTCGATGCTCACGGCCTACGACTTCTCGATGGCTTCTATTCTCGACGGCGCCGGCATCGACGTGCTGCTGGTCGGCGATTCGGCTTCCAACGTGATGGCCGGCCACGAAACTACGCTGCCCATCACGCTCGACCAGATGATTTACCACGCCCAATCGGTGGTGCGTGCCGTAAAGCGGGCGTTTGTGGTAGTCGATATGCCGTTTGGCTCTTATCAGGGTAATTCTTCTGAAGCCCTGCGCTCGGCCATCCGTATCATGAAGGAATCGGGTGGGCACGGCATCAAGCTCGAAGGCGGCGCCGAAATTAAGGAGTCCATTACCCGCATCCTCACGGCGGGCATTCCGGTGATGGGCCACCTGGGCCTGACGCCCCAGAGCATTTACAAATTCGGCACGTACACCGTGCGGGCCAAAGAAGAGGCCGAAGCGCAAAAGCTGCTGGAAGACGCGCAACTGTTGCAGGAACTGGGTTGCTTTGCGATTGTACTGGAAAAGATTCCGTCGGCATTGGCCAAACAAGTAGCTGAACAGCTGACGATTCCCGTAATTGGCATCGGAGCCGGCCCGGATGTGGATGGCCAAGTGCTGGTGGTACACGACATGCTGGGCATCACGAAGGAATTTAAGCCACGTTTCCTGCGTCGTTACGCCGAACTGCACGAAACCATGAGCGAAGCTGTTCGCAGCTACATCAAGGATGTAAAAGACCGCGACTTCCCCAGCAGAGAAGAAGCTTATTAG